One genomic window of Vidua macroura isolate BioBank_ID:100142 chromosome 16, ASM2450914v1, whole genome shotgun sequence includes the following:
- the SCNN1G gene encoding amiloride-sensitive sodium channel subunit gamma, which produces MAPPGPEGGRAAATAPGKKITARLKRTLPVRGPQAPTLSELMRWYCLNTNTHGCRRIVVSRGRLRRLLWIVLTLSAVGLILWQCAELLRNYYSASVSVTVQFQKLPFPAVTICNINPYKYSAMKEYLSELDKETKKALETFYGFSEGKSKVRRSVDDWNSTGSGFFEQIPLLKVEDFSRTATDLHSGQKRKIEGSVFHKDSSIVNSGDSNDIIGFQLCDANNSSECALYTFSSGVNAIQEWYKLHYMNIMAQIPLETKEKLSYSAEDLLLTCFFDGLSCDKRHFTRFHHPLHGNCYTFNSGESGTILSTSTGGSEYGLQVVLYIDEADYNPFLVTSTGAKIMVHDQNEYPFIEDIGTEIETAAATSIGMHFTQSRKLSKPYSDCTETGADIPVENLYNKSYSLQICLHSCFQKAMVDSCGCAQYAQPLPAGAEYCNYKKNPNWMYCYYRLHEKFVKEQLGCQQICKDACSFKEWALTTSIAQWPSIVSEDWMLRVLSWDKGQKLNKKLNKTDLANLMVFYKDLNERFISENPANTLVILLSNFGGQLGLWMSCSVVCVIEIVEVFFIDSLSIVTRHQWQRAKKWWSGRQRGRAPQAGDPERQGHDNPACIDEDLPTFTTALRLPLPQDSPLPRTPPPNYSTLRLETAFTEQLPDTLELGQH; this is translated from the exons ATGGCGCCGCCGGGCCCGGAGGGCGGCCGAG CGGCCGCCACGGCTCCCGGTAAGAAGATCACGGCGCGGCTGAAGCGGACGCTGCCGGTGCGCGGCCCGCAGGCGCCCACGCTGAGCGAGCTGATGCGCTGGTACTGCCTCAACACCAACACGCACGGCTGCCGCCGCATCGTGGTGTCCCGCGGCCGCCTGCGCCGCCTGCTCTGGATCGTGCTGACCCTCAGCGCCGTGGGGCTCATCCTCTGGCAGTGCGCGGAGCTCCTCAGGAACTACTACAGCGCCTCGGTCTCCGTCACCGTCCAGTTCCAGAAGCTGCCGTTCCCCGCCGTCACCATCTGCAACATCAACCCGTACAA GTACAGTGCCATGAAAGAGTACTTATCTGAGTTGgacaaagagacaaaaaaagctTTGGAAACTTTCTATGGATTTTCTGAGGGCAAATCCAAGGTGCGCCGGTCGGTGGATGACTGGAACAGCACAGGGAGCGGCTTCTTCGAACAGATCCCTCTGCTGAAGGTCGAGGACTTCTCCAGGACAGCGACTGACCTGCACAGTGGGCAGAAGAGGAAAATCGAGGGAAGTGTCTTTCACAAGGACTCGTCCATCGTGAACTCGGGCGATTCCAATGACATCATTGGCTTTCAGCTG TGTGATGCCAACAACAGCAGCGAGTGTGCCCTGTACACATTCAGTTCAGGTGTTAACGCCATCCAGGAGTGGTACAAGCTGCATTACATGAACATCATGGCACAAATTCCCCTGGAGACTAAAGAAAAATTGAGTTATTCTGCAGAGGACCTTCTACTGACATGTTTCTTTGATGGCCTATCTTGTGACAAAAG GCACTTCACTCGTTTCCATCACCCCCTCCACGGCAACTGCTACACCTTCAACAGCGGCGAGAGCGGGACCATCCTGAGCACCTCCACGGGCGGCAGTGAGTACG GATTGCAGGTTGTTCTGTACATCGACGAAGCAGACTACAACCCCTTCCTGGTGACGTCCACAGGAGCCAAGATCATGGTCCACGACCAAAACGAGTATCCCTTCATTGAAGACATTGGCACGGAAATTGAGACTGCAGCAGCCACCTCCATAGGGATGCACTTT actcAGTCTCGCAAGCTGAGCAAACCCTACAGTGACTGCACAGAGACAGGAGCTGACATACCCGTGGAAAATCTCTATAACAAGAGCTACTCACTCCAG atctGCCTGCACTCCTGTTTCCAGAAGGCCATGGTGGACTCGTGTGGCTGTGCCCAGTACGCACAGCCCTTACCCGCCGGGGCCGAGTACTGCAACTACAAGAAGAACCCAAACTGGA TGTACTGCTACTACAGACTGCATGAAAAGTTTGTgaaggagcagctgggctgccAGCAGATCTGCAAAGACGCCTGCAG CTTCAAGGAGTGGGCGCTCACCACCAGCATTGCTCAGTGGCCATCCATCGTGTCAGAG GACTGGATGCTCCGAGTTCTCTCTTGGGACAAAGGGCAAAAACTCAACAAGAAGCTGAACAA GACAGACCTTGCCAACCTCATGGTGTTTTACAAGGACCTGAACGAGAGATTCATTTCGGAGAATCCTGCCAACACG CTCGTCATTCTTCTGTCCAACTTCGGGGGCCAGCTGGGCCTCTGGATGAGCTGCTCCGTGGTCTGCGTCATCGAGATCGTGGAGGTGTTCTTCATCGACTCGCTGTCCATCGTCACGCGGCACCAGTGGCAGAGGGCGAAGAAGTGGTGGAGCGGGCGCCAGCGGGGCAGGGCGCCGCAGGCCGGCGACCCGGAGCGGCAGGGCCACGACAACCCCGCGTGCATCGACGAGGACCTGCCCACCTTCACCACCGCCCTGCGCCTGCCGCTGCCCCAGGACAGCCCCCTGCCCAGGACTCCCCCCCCCAATTACAGCACTTTGCGCCTGGAGACCGccttcacagagcagctgcccgACACGCTGGAGCTCGGCCAGCACTGA